A window from Bordetella petrii encodes these proteins:
- a CDS encoding adenosine deaminase, which produces MDTLTRFPRQKLPALLQAMPKAELHVHIEGTLEPELIFALAQRNGVTLPYASVEALRAAYAFTNLQSFLDIYYAGAGVLLHEQDFFDLAMAYFRRAAADRIVHAELFFDPQTHTARGVPMQAVVAGLARACDAARNELGISSALILCFLRHLSEDDAFRTLEQALPYRQHFIGVGLDSGERGNPPEKFARVFARCRELGLRIVAHAGEEGPAQYIRDALDLLGAQRIDHGVRCVEDPQLVARLARERIPLTVCPLSNVKLRVFDTLAAHNMATLLDAGLCVTVNSDDPAYFGGYLNQNFLETFGALPQLDARHAVQLALNSFEASFVPDAHKARWRDELARTVEQLSG; this is translated from the coding sequence ATGGATACCCTGACCCGATTTCCCCGCCAGAAACTGCCCGCCCTGCTGCAGGCCATGCCCAAAGCCGAGCTGCACGTGCACATCGAAGGCACCCTGGAACCCGAACTCATCTTCGCCCTGGCGCAGCGCAACGGCGTGACTTTGCCCTATGCCAGCGTCGAGGCGCTGCGGGCGGCCTATGCGTTCACCAACCTGCAAAGCTTCCTGGATATCTATTACGCCGGGGCCGGCGTGCTGCTGCACGAACAAGACTTCTTCGACCTGGCCATGGCGTATTTCCGGCGCGCGGCCGCCGACCGCATCGTCCACGCCGAGCTGTTCTTCGACCCGCAAACCCATACCGCGCGCGGCGTGCCCATGCAGGCCGTGGTGGCCGGCCTGGCGCGCGCCTGCGATGCGGCGCGCAACGAACTGGGCATCAGCAGCGCGCTGATCCTGTGCTTTTTGCGGCACCTGAGCGAAGACGACGCCTTCCGCACCCTGGAACAGGCGCTGCCCTACCGCCAGCACTTCATCGGCGTGGGGCTCGACAGCGGCGAGCGCGGCAACCCGCCCGAGAAATTCGCGCGCGTGTTCGCGCGCTGCCGCGAGCTGGGCCTGCGCATCGTCGCGCACGCCGGCGAAGAAGGGCCGGCGCAGTACATCCGCGACGCGCTCGACCTGCTGGGCGCGCAGCGCATCGACCATGGCGTGCGCTGCGTCGAAGACCCGCAGCTGGTCGCACGCCTGGCGCGCGAGCGCATTCCGCTGACCGTATGTCCGCTGTCCAACGTAAAGCTGCGCGTGTTCGACACCCTGGCCGCGCACAACATGGCCACGCTGCTCGACGCCGGCCTGTGCGTTACGGTGAATTCCGACGATCCGGCCTATTTCGGCGGCTACCTGAACCAGAACTTCCTGGAAACCTTCGGCGCCCTGCCCCAGCTGGATGCCCGCCACGCCGTGCAACTGGCCCTGAACAGCTTCGAGGCCAGTTTCGTTCCCGATGCGCACAAAGCGCGCTGGCGCGACGAACTGGCCCGCACGGTAGAACAGCTGTCAGGCTAG
- a CDS encoding MarR family winged helix-turn-helix transcriptional regulator gives MPKEQQGLQIIQHLGQTYRAMQAAFSSRVGHALPRWRILLTLHECGQCSQKMLAERCRLDPASLTRLLQAMQQQGWITRSADPNDNRVTNASLTAAGQAVVNEAMPRRAAFFEESLQGLSSEEIQALTHALDMLERNFAQAALPRTQPGG, from the coding sequence TTGCCCAAAGAACAACAAGGCCTGCAGATCATCCAGCACCTGGGCCAGACCTACCGCGCCATGCAGGCGGCCTTCAGCAGCCGCGTGGGCCACGCGCTGCCGCGCTGGCGCATCTTGCTGACCCTGCATGAATGCGGGCAGTGTTCGCAGAAAATGCTGGCCGAGCGCTGCCGCCTGGACCCCGCCTCGCTGACCCGCCTGCTGCAGGCCATGCAGCAGCAGGGCTGGATCACGCGCAGCGCCGACCCGAACGACAACCGCGTCACCAACGCCAGCCTGACGGCGGCCGGCCAGGCCGTGGTGAACGAAGCCATGCCGCGCCGCGCGGCCTTCTTCGAAGAATCGCTGCAGGGCCTGTCCAGCGAAGAAATCCAGGCCCTGACGCACGCGCTGGACATGCTGGAACGCAACTTCGCGCAGGCCGCCCTGCCGCGCACCCAGCCCGGCGGCTGA
- a CDS encoding autotransporter outer membrane beta-barrel domain-containing protein: MKRAQSDRRGLSINVPSMRQTALRVAIVSALGAGAWAGGAQAANCWSTTDNNEVPAGNYSYAYTECWGDDADDDDKTGETGPNVPMTVYGNFSADSTTYSGGTDVDGFSGLPGVVTAYSRGGQGYDEGSGGQSGYVTVTNYGNITYNGTTSNTFNSLIQARSLGGSGATDNHNNDSNGGTGGLGQAVSVTNSGTLTMNSSASTTDEGLFGIYALAAAGNGGDQNDPTLNYGEQLGGNGGNASTVTVVDSGIINLGNSSARLLTNTTGAAILAQSAGGQGGDNNGNAGTGGTVQVTHSGRTASYWQGYADAQVFGIDAMSSGGDGTASSDDSDNGGDGGGNSSGWIQQVTVDAYGSVLVDVANSDADVTVEGAGIAARALGGKGGTGPSKDHSGGNGGVGGPTSVIMYKGASVTTHGDNILGVVAQSIGGQGGDGGDGTALAGQGGGGGFGGSAGQAFIGTNAGTSVTTTGDFATALLAHSIGGGGGTGGDFVAVLGGQGGNGGNGGDAGEAEIANQSTLSTSGDHAYGMLAQSIAGSGGAGGVDTSAAVALGGDGAGGGTANQVTISSYGTITTGGYSAHGIVAQSIGGGGGAAGSANGVLSVGGNAAGETPSKGGGVWVTNTATVTTTGDAAVGLLAQSIGGGGGSGGDANGVVTVGGSGASAGDGGTVSIAQGLGKIQTFGNYSAGVLAQSVGGGGGNGGDTLSLSAGASLAIGGSGSSGGNGGSVCITNDSACNIPPYGFLTTVATHGNYAPGIIAQSVGGGGGNGGSTKSDSVESFIALQLGGKAGGGGVGNSSVVSLESLVATTGGAHSIGILSQSIGGGGGTGGSANYTTEDLGFTAAVVVGGGGGAGGDGGASTVKLTNSFVGTGMDFANPDIDPETYAPNDAFGILAQSIGGGGGSGGSSVANELVAAVPTGEGASVAFTFSAAVGGNGGSGGDACPEGDTTCATKVTLVQGTTVATLGDGSHGVVAQSIGGGGGNGGDASTLSALLGDADTLSLQAGMSLGGQGSAGGDGGAVNVSLGDSGTAYAPAPQSLLLPPPTSGPPSSTIITYGNYADGVLAQSIGGGGGNGGVGSSNSYAHGGPATLKVNVALGGTGGTGGVGGDVNITLNPNFTIRTLGSGSRGIVAQSIGGGGGASQGGTISVAGGLPSSEDGAPLPSGRLQVGLGATGGSGNVGGTVSATLLGAIGTEGGDADGVLLQSIGGGGGLGGSLGADASSNPILNRIGIHSDNSARLDETAGTTYTLGVDVGGTGGTGANGGEVDLTFAGQIATRGDWADGMVAQSIGGGGGAGGSATASGSKVYANATIGVGGTGGAAGNGGTVNFYFDGSHNNKIATAGYSAYGVLMQSIGGGGGQGADGSDQANGTITVGGSAGGGGGAGGNGGTIQVQDGKSGGWLTVATQGDESAALAMQSIGGGGGTGGAGNSSSKYLEQNSHAMQLSVGGNGGLAGTGGVVDTTFGTKATTQGDRAYGILAQSIGGGGGLAGAGASNNLTSVNLGGRNGASGDGNTVTVNLNAGSVISTQGAGAHGLIAQSIGGGGGIAGDTALQLQLDSTNWKPGTNSDGSAATGGSGDGNTVSVNVDGSITTLGANAYGIIAQSIGGGGGLGGGPVPDGSSGGGTIVQGFAGSTGGEGSGKAVTVTQAGSIVASGAGSTGIFAQSAGSDGAGAVTVNVNGSVTGGSGSSGYGVWVASNAQNVLNVGTNGQIIAGQGGVAVRHDGAALSGTGAALALAPAAATLAINNSGSIRGNVECQNGGGVACDLDNAQSGFLGDATLYQANIDNAGRVVIGKSGAFDTLTVTGDFTLQSGGILQADVDFERLKAPRMVVQGDTRLDGQVDVQPITLLPEREVTVATLEGDIQGAPSALDSAVIDYDARMQGDNVRVRAAGADFTAPSMQLSDNPRSVARHVQSAWDLGGNAAMAPLFAALDTASRSGADAYSEQLSDLSPGVAVAPAAQMQASMARFTGSMMSCPAFQGGDALTGEQDCLWGQVSGLSTDQDGDGGVSGFTLDGVTYQFGGQRQVSPGWFLGGSVAYENTHLRGDDGRVNGKGDSGYAGVVLKREAGPWTFSAGLGGGYGQYDIDRGIRIPGLESTASSDPDIYGASLRLRIARTFASDKFYLKPYLDLDALYTHMPSYSESGDAMHLDVESSNEFVLGLSPMLEVGGKVSLDNGATMRPFAYGGVSFLSKDEYTARARLQGAPDGTGSFETSLPVDDVIGRVGAGLQVSNAGGVDFRLQYDGEFSSHIQSHRASLKLMVPF, encoded by the coding sequence ATGAAACGAGCTCAGTCCGACCGGCGCGGCCTTTCCATTAATGTTCCCTCGATGCGCCAGACCGCGCTGCGCGTGGCCATCGTTTCGGCGCTGGGGGCTGGCGCCTGGGCCGGCGGGGCACAGGCCGCCAATTGCTGGTCGACCACCGACAACAACGAAGTGCCGGCCGGCAACTACAGCTATGCCTATACCGAATGCTGGGGCGACGACGCGGACGACGACGATAAAACGGGCGAAACCGGGCCGAACGTGCCCATGACGGTGTACGGAAATTTCAGCGCCGATTCCACTACCTACAGCGGGGGTACGGACGTGGACGGGTTCTCGGGGCTGCCCGGCGTGGTAACGGCTTATTCCCGAGGCGGCCAGGGGTATGACGAAGGTTCGGGAGGGCAGTCTGGCTATGTGACCGTGACCAACTACGGCAACATCACGTACAACGGCACGACCTCCAACACGTTCAACAGCCTGATCCAGGCGAGATCGCTGGGAGGATCCGGCGCCACCGACAATCACAACAACGACTCCAATGGCGGCACCGGCGGGCTCGGGCAAGCCGTGAGCGTCACCAACTCCGGCACGCTTACCATGAACAGCTCGGCGTCCACCACGGATGAAGGCCTGTTCGGCATTTATGCGTTGGCGGCGGCAGGAAACGGCGGGGACCAGAACGACCCCACCTTGAACTATGGCGAGCAGTTGGGCGGCAATGGCGGCAACGCCAGCACGGTGACAGTCGTCGATTCCGGCATCATCAACCTGGGCAACAGCAGCGCGCGCTTGCTGACCAATACGACAGGCGCGGCGATTCTCGCGCAGTCGGCGGGCGGGCAGGGGGGCGACAACAACGGCAACGCGGGCACCGGCGGGACCGTGCAGGTCACTCACTCCGGCCGCACCGCGAGCTACTGGCAGGGATACGCCGACGCCCAGGTTTTCGGCATCGACGCCATGAGTTCCGGCGGCGACGGAACGGCGTCGTCGGACGATAGCGACAACGGTGGCGACGGCGGCGGCAATTCAAGCGGGTGGATCCAGCAGGTTACCGTGGACGCCTACGGCTCCGTCCTGGTCGACGTGGCGAATTCCGATGCCGACGTCACGGTGGAAGGCGCGGGCATCGCCGCCCGGGCGCTTGGGGGCAAGGGAGGCACCGGACCTTCCAAAGACCATTCGGGCGGCAATGGCGGCGTGGGCGGGCCGACTTCCGTGATCATGTATAAGGGGGCCAGCGTGACGACCCACGGCGACAACATTCTGGGCGTCGTCGCGCAGAGCATCGGCGGCCAGGGCGGCGATGGGGGCGACGGCACGGCGCTGGCCGGCCAGGGCGGCGGCGGCGGGTTTGGCGGAAGCGCCGGCCAGGCTTTCATTGGGACGAATGCCGGTACGTCCGTTACCACCACGGGCGATTTCGCGACGGCTCTGCTGGCGCATTCGATCGGCGGCGGCGGCGGCACGGGCGGCGACTTCGTTGCCGTGCTGGGAGGCCAGGGCGGCAACGGCGGCAACGGGGGCGATGCCGGCGAGGCCGAGATCGCCAACCAGTCCACCCTCTCTACCAGCGGCGACCATGCCTATGGCATGCTGGCCCAGTCCATCGCCGGCAGTGGCGGCGCCGGCGGCGTGGATACCTCGGCGGCCGTGGCGCTGGGCGGCGACGGCGCCGGCGGCGGCACCGCCAACCAGGTCACGATCTCGAGCTACGGAACGATCACCACCGGCGGCTACAGCGCGCACGGTATCGTCGCCCAATCCATCGGGGGCGGGGGCGGCGCGGCAGGCAGCGCCAATGGCGTGCTCAGCGTGGGAGGCAACGCGGCAGGGGAAACGCCCTCGAAAGGCGGCGGCGTGTGGGTTACCAATACCGCAACAGTCACTACCACGGGGGATGCCGCGGTAGGGCTGCTGGCTCAATCGATCGGCGGCGGCGGCGGCAGCGGCGGCGACGCCAATGGCGTGGTCACCGTCGGGGGCTCGGGCGCCAGCGCCGGCGACGGCGGCACGGTGTCCATTGCGCAGGGGCTGGGCAAGATCCAGACATTCGGCAATTACAGCGCGGGCGTGCTGGCCCAGTCGGTGGGCGGCGGCGGCGGCAACGGCGGCGACACCCTGTCGCTGTCGGCGGGCGCTTCCCTTGCCATCGGCGGCAGCGGCAGCAGCGGCGGCAATGGCGGCTCGGTGTGTATCACCAACGACAGCGCCTGCAATATCCCGCCCTACGGTTTCCTGACCACTGTCGCAACCCACGGCAACTACGCGCCCGGCATCATCGCGCAAAGCGTGGGCGGCGGCGGCGGCAACGGCGGCAGCACCAAGTCGGATTCCGTGGAGTCTTTTATAGCCCTGCAACTGGGCGGCAAGGCGGGCGGCGGCGGTGTCGGCAACAGTTCCGTCGTCAGCCTCGAGAGCCTGGTAGCCACTACGGGCGGCGCGCATTCCATCGGCATCCTGTCGCAGTCGATCGGCGGCGGCGGCGGCACGGGCGGTTCGGCCAACTATACGACCGAAGACCTCGGCTTCACCGCGGCGGTGGTGGTGGGCGGCGGCGGTGGCGCCGGCGGCGATGGCGGCGCATCGACCGTCAAGCTGACGAATTCCTTCGTCGGCACCGGCATGGATTTCGCCAACCCCGACATCGATCCGGAAACCTACGCGCCCAACGACGCGTTCGGCATCCTGGCCCAGAGCATCGGCGGCGGCGGCGGCAGCGGCGGCAGTTCGGTGGCCAACGAGCTGGTCGCGGCGGTGCCTACGGGTGAAGGCGCTTCGGTGGCTTTCACGTTTTCGGCGGCCGTCGGCGGCAACGGCGGCAGCGGCGGAGACGCCTGCCCGGAAGGAGACACCACGTGCGCGACGAAGGTGACGCTCGTCCAGGGCACTACCGTCGCCACGCTGGGCGATGGATCGCACGGCGTGGTGGCCCAGAGCATCGGCGGCGGCGGCGGCAACGGCGGCGATGCGTCGACCCTGTCGGCGCTGCTGGGAGACGCGGATACGCTTTCGCTGCAGGCCGGCATGTCATTGGGCGGGCAGGGCTCGGCGGGCGGCGACGGCGGCGCGGTGAACGTCAGCCTGGGCGACAGCGGCACCGCCTATGCGCCCGCGCCGCAGTCGCTGCTGTTGCCGCCCCCCACCAGCGGGCCCCCGTCATCCACCATCATCACCTATGGCAATTACGCCGACGGCGTGCTGGCCCAATCCATTGGCGGCGGCGGCGGCAACGGCGGCGTGGGCAGCAGCAACTCCTACGCTCATGGCGGCCCCGCCACGCTGAAGGTAAACGTGGCGCTGGGCGGCACGGGCGGCACAGGCGGCGTGGGCGGCGACGTGAACATCACCTTGAATCCCAACTTCACCATCCGTACGCTGGGCTCGGGCTCGCGAGGCATCGTCGCGCAGTCGATCGGCGGCGGCGGCGGGGCATCCCAGGGCGGCACCATCAGCGTGGCCGGCGGCCTGCCCAGTAGCGAAGATGGCGCCCCCTTGCCCAGCGGCCGGCTGCAGGTCGGGCTGGGCGCCACGGGCGGCTCGGGCAACGTTGGCGGCACGGTCAGTGCGACTCTGCTGGGCGCCATCGGCACCGAGGGAGGAGACGCCGATGGTGTGCTGCTGCAGTCGATCGGCGGCGGCGGCGGGCTGGGCGGGTCGCTCGGCGCGGACGCGTCGTCGAATCCCATCCTGAACCGCATCGGCATCCACAGCGACAACTCGGCGCGGCTCGACGAGACGGCTGGCACGACGTATACCTTGGGCGTCGATGTGGGCGGCACCGGAGGAACGGGCGCCAACGGCGGCGAGGTCGACCTGACTTTCGCCGGGCAGATCGCCACCCGCGGCGACTGGGCCGACGGCATGGTCGCCCAGTCGATCGGCGGCGGCGGCGGCGCCGGAGGTTCGGCGACCGCCTCGGGCAGCAAAGTCTACGCCAACGCAACCATCGGCGTGGGCGGCACGGGCGGCGCCGCCGGCAACGGCGGCACCGTCAATTTCTATTTCGACGGTTCGCACAATAACAAGATCGCCACGGCCGGCTACAGCGCATACGGGGTGTTGATGCAATCCATCGGCGGCGGCGGCGGCCAGGGGGCCGACGGTTCGGACCAGGCCAATGGCACGATCACCGTCGGCGGGTCGGCCGGCGGCGGGGGCGGCGCCGGCGGCAACGGCGGCACGATCCAGGTGCAGGATGGCAAGAGCGGCGGCTGGCTGACCGTGGCGACGCAGGGCGATGAATCGGCCGCGCTGGCGATGCAGTCGATCGGCGGCGGCGGGGGCACCGGCGGCGCGGGCAACAGCAGCTCGAAATACCTGGAACAAAACAGCCATGCCATGCAGTTGTCGGTGGGCGGCAACGGCGGCCTTGCCGGCACGGGCGGCGTCGTGGACACGACCTTCGGCACCAAAGCCACCACGCAAGGCGACCGGGCCTATGGGATATTGGCGCAGTCGATCGGCGGCGGCGGCGGCCTGGCTGGCGCGGGCGCTTCCAACAATCTGACGTCGGTGAACCTGGGCGGCCGCAACGGCGCATCCGGCGACGGCAATACGGTAACCGTCAACCTGAACGCCGGCAGCGTGATCAGCACCCAGGGAGCGGGCGCGCATGGATTGATCGCACAGTCGATCGGCGGCGGCGGCGGCATCGCGGGCGATACCGCGCTGCAATTGCAGCTGGATTCGACCAACTGGAAGCCGGGCACGAACTCCGATGGCTCGGCCGCCACCGGCGGCAGCGGCGACGGGAACACAGTCAGTGTCAATGTGGACGGCAGTATCACGACTCTTGGCGCCAATGCCTACGGCATCATTGCGCAGTCGATCGGCGGCGGGGGCGGGCTGGGCGGCGGCCCCGTGCCGGATGGCAGCAGCGGCGGCGGCACCATTGTCCAGGGTTTTGCGGGCAGCACGGGCGGCGAGGGCTCCGGGAAAGCCGTGACGGTGACGCAGGCCGGCAGCATCGTTGCCTCTGGCGCGGGTTCCACGGGCATTTTCGCGCAAAGCGCCGGATCGGACGGGGCGGGCGCCGTCACTGTCAATGTCAATGGCTCGGTCACCGGCGGCAGCGGGTCCAGCGGCTATGGCGTGTGGGTGGCGAGCAATGCGCAGAATGTGCTGAACGTGGGCACGAACGGCCAGATCATCGCGGGGCAGGGCGGCGTGGCGGTGCGCCACGACGGCGCCGCGCTGAGCGGCACGGGCGCGGCGCTGGCGCTCGCTCCGGCGGCCGCCACGCTGGCCATCAATAACTCGGGCAGCATCCGCGGCAACGTCGAATGCCAGAACGGCGGCGGCGTGGCCTGCGATCTCGACAACGCGCAGAGCGGTTTCCTGGGCGATGCCACGCTGTACCAGGCCAATATCGACAACGCGGGGCGGGTGGTCATCGGCAAATCGGGCGCGTTCGACACGCTGACGGTCACCGGCGACTTCACGCTGCAGTCGGGCGGCATCCTGCAGGCCGATGTCGATTTCGAGCGCTTGAAGGCGCCGCGCATGGTGGTGCAGGGCGATACCCGCCTGGACGGCCAGGTGGATGTGCAGCCCATTACCTTGCTGCCTGAGCGTGAGGTGACCGTGGCCACCCTGGAAGGCGATATCCAGGGCGCGCCCAGCGCGCTGGACAGCGCAGTGATCGACTACGACGCCAGGATGCAGGGCGACAATGTGCGCGTGCGCGCCGCGGGTGCCGACTTCACCGCGCCGTCCATGCAGCTGAGCGACAACCCCCGCTCGGTGGCGCGCCACGTGCAAAGCGCCTGGGACCTGGGCGGCAACGCCGCCATGGCGCCGCTGTTCGCCGCGCTGGACACGGCCTCGCGCAGCGGCGCGGACGCCTATTCCGAGCAGTTGTCCGATCTGTCGCCCGGCGTGGCCGTGGCGCCGGCCGCGCAGATGCAGGCCAGCATGGCGCGCTTTACCGGCTCGATGATGTCGTGTCCGGCATTCCAGGGCGGCGACGCGCTGACCGGCGAGCAGGACTGCCTGTGGGGCCAGGTCTCGGGCCTGAGCACCGACCAGGACGGCGACGGCGGCGTGTCGGGCTTTACGCTGGACGGCGTTACCTACCAGTTCGGCGGGCAGCGCCAGGTCAGCCCGGGCTGGTTCCTGGGCGGCTCGGTGGCTTATGAAAACACCCACCTGCGCGGCGATGACGGCCGCGTCAACGGCAAGGGCGACAGCGGCTATGCCGGGGTGGTGCTCAAGCGCGAAGCCGGGCCCTGGACGTTTTCCGCGGGCCTGGGCGGCGGCTACGGGCAGTACGACATCGACCGCGGCATCCGCATTCCCGGCCTGGAAAGCACGGCCAGTTCGGATCCGGACATCTACGGCGCCTCGCTGCGCTTGCGCATTGCGCGCACCTTCGCCAGCGACAAGTTCTACCTGAAGCCCTACCTGGACCTGGACGCGCTTTATACGCACATGCCCAGCTACAGCGAATCGGGCGACGCCATGCACCTGGACGTGGAAAGCAGCAACGAATTCGTCCTGGGACTGTCGCCGATGCTGGAGGTGGGCGGCAAGGTATCGCTGGACAACGGCGCCACCATGCGGCCGTTCGCCTATGGCGGCGTGTCGTTCCTGTCGAAGGACGAATACACCGCCAGGGCCCGACTGCAGGGCGCGCCGGACGGCACGGGCTCGTTCGAGACCTCGCTGCCGGTGGACGATGTCATCGGCCGCGTGGGGGCGGGCCTGCAAGTGTCGAATGCCGGCGGCGTCGATTTCCGGCTGCAGTACGACGGGGAATTCTCGTCCCACATCCAGAGCCACCGGGCGTCGCTGAAGCTGATGGTGCCGTTCTGA
- a CDS encoding PadR family transcriptional regulator, protein MGRFPHHLGPAGHRGHGGHPAGRGRMGGGHDGMGGDGSGMMMRGRKFGADELQLMLLVLLEEQPRHGYELIKELEARSNGFYIPSPGVIYPALTYLEELDYTTVETHGNRKRYHLAAPGLAHLDANRERAALLFAGLQHAARKMAWMKQAWQGEAGVQEAEQASGWLREFVEARRVLKEALLRRTDADAAEQRRLAAILRRAAAEILGEEPCDPA, encoded by the coding sequence ATGGGCCGCTTTCCCCACCACCTGGGCCCGGCCGGGCATCGTGGCCACGGCGGCCACCCCGCCGGCCGCGGCAGGATGGGCGGCGGTCATGACGGCATGGGCGGCGACGGCAGCGGCATGATGATGCGCGGCCGCAAGTTCGGCGCCGATGAACTGCAGCTGATGCTGCTGGTACTGCTGGAAGAGCAGCCCCGCCATGGCTACGAACTGATCAAGGAACTGGAAGCCCGCTCTAACGGCTTCTACATCCCCAGCCCCGGCGTCATCTACCCGGCTCTTACCTATCTGGAAGAGCTCGACTACACCACGGTCGAAACCCACGGCAACCGCAAGCGCTACCACCTGGCCGCGCCCGGCCTGGCCCACCTGGACGCCAACCGCGAACGGGCGGCGCTGCTGTTCGCCGGCCTGCAGCACGCCGCCCGCAAAATGGCCTGGATGAAGCAGGCCTGGCAGGGCGAAGCCGGCGTGCAGGAAGCCGAGCAGGCCAGCGGCTGGCTGCGCGAGTTCGTCGAGGCGCGCCGCGTCCTGAAAGAAGCGCTGCTGCGCCGCACCGATGCCGATGCCGCCGAGCAGCGCCGCCTGGCCGCCATCCTGCGGCGCGCCGCGGCCGAGATCCTGGGTGAAGAGCCCTGTGACCCGGCCTAG
- a CDS encoding siderophore-interacting protein, with amino-acid sequence MSFSLSPDRLAVQKVRHALKARLLQVRRVQRIGPYLVRVTLAGDELAGFVSASFDDHVKLFLPAGDGLPALPVIGPQGPAYADDAPRPVSRDYTPRRYDAAAGELDIDFVLHGHGPAATWAAQAAPGQYLGVAGPRGSFIIPPDFDWHLLIGDETALPAIARRLEELPRGKRVLAVIETRHPNARIPLPTRADLSLQWVHGAADSGDGPPVLERVVRRLQLPEGEGYVWAAGESAAIRGIRQYLVQERGIDKSRVRAASYWRRGAAGAHEVLDD; translated from the coding sequence ATGAGCTTCTCTCTTTCCCCCGACCGCCTTGCCGTGCAGAAAGTGCGGCACGCGCTCAAGGCGCGCCTGCTGCAGGTGCGCCGCGTGCAGCGCATCGGCCCCTACCTGGTGCGCGTCACCCTGGCGGGCGACGAACTGGCCGGCTTCGTGTCGGCCTCGTTCGACGACCACGTCAAGCTGTTCCTGCCGGCGGGCGACGGCCTGCCCGCCCTGCCCGTCATCGGGCCGCAGGGGCCGGCATACGCGGACGATGCCCCGCGCCCGGTGTCGCGCGACTACACACCGCGCCGCTATGACGCCGCCGCCGGCGAGCTGGATATCGATTTCGTGCTGCACGGGCATGGCCCCGCGGCCACCTGGGCGGCCCAGGCCGCGCCCGGACAATACCTGGGCGTGGCCGGTCCGCGCGGCTCGTTCATCATTCCGCCCGATTTCGACTGGCACCTGCTGATCGGCGACGAAACCGCCCTGCCCGCCATCGCCCGCCGCCTGGAAGAACTGCCGCGCGGCAAGCGCGTGCTGGCCGTCATTGAAACCCGCCACCCCAACGCCCGCATCCCCCTGCCCACGCGGGCCGACCTCAGCCTGCAATGGGTGCACGGCGCCGCCGACTCCGGCGACGGCCCACCCGTGCTGGAACGGGTGGTGCGCCGCCTGCAATTGCCCGAGGGCGAAGGCTATGTATGGGCCGCCGGCGAATCCGCCGCCATCCGCGGCATTCGCCAATACCTGGTGCAAGAGCGCGGCATCGACAAATCGCGCGTCCGCGCCGCCAGCTACTGGCGCCGCGGCGCCGCGGGCGCGCACGAAGTGCTGGACGATTGA